The genomic window GATCGAGATCACCCGAAAGGTCTTCCGGGAGGGGGGGAGCGAGTACTCGCTGAACCGCAACGCCTGCCGCCTGCGTGACATCCACGACCTGCTGCGGGACACCGGGCTGGGCGCCAACGCCTACGCGGTGATCGAGGCGGGGATGATCGACTCCATGCTGAGCGAGCGCGCCGAGGAGCGGCGTTCCCTCTTCGAGGAGGCGGCGGGGATCGGCAAGTACAAGGACCGCCGCCGCGCCGCGCAGCGCCGGCTGGAGCAGGCCGAGGGCGACCTGCAGCGCCTGGGCGACCTGGTCGCGGAGGTGGAGTCCAAGGTGCGCTCGCTGGCCCGCCAGCGGCGCAGGGCGCAGCGCCACGCCGAGCTGCAGGCGCGCCGGCTGGACCTGGAGGTCGCCGTCG from Longimicrobiaceae bacterium includes these protein-coding regions:
- a CDS encoding AAA family ATPase, producing MRLRSLRLHGFKSFADRTTIEFRDGVTAIVGSNGCGKSNVADSIRWVMGEQRASVVRGARMEEVIFQGTTKRRPLNFAEVSLVFSNEDGRVALPQSEIEITRKVFREGGSEYSLNRNACRLRDIHDLLRDTGLGANAYAVIEAGMIDSMLSERAEERRSLFEEAAGIGKYKDRRRAAQRRLEQAEGDLQRLGDLVAEVESKVRSLARQRRRAQRHAELQARRLDLEVAV